In Candidatus Glassbacteria bacterium, one DNA window encodes the following:
- a CDS encoding DUF1080 domain-containing protein, translated as MKTARLFAPIFAVVLLANPAALPAAEDQPYDLSGFVSIFDGQTLDGWRPLRPNAGGMWTVEDGSIVGGQGESAGGGLLVTDRIYKNYELYGEVYTTWPLDTGFFLRILPDRRHYQITIDYRPTGEIGAVYGPFPGGGGGYFQHCPLGLSHWNPHEYNKVLVRIENNPPRIRVWVNGDKINDYQDLYYDNQPAFPDSGHVGIQVHAGESWGQGSKVAFKNLMIKELK; from the coding sequence ATGAAAACCGCCCGTCTGTTCGCCCCGATTTTCGCTGTCGTCCTGCTGGCCAACCCGGCTGCTCTGCCCGCCGCCGAGGACCAGCCCTACGACCTCAGCGGTTTCGTGTCCATATTCGATGGGCAAACTCTCGACGGCTGGCGGCCGTTAAGACCTAACGCCGGCGGAATGTGGACGGTTGAGGACGGGTCTATTGTCGGCGGGCAGGGCGAGAGCGCCGGCGGAGGACTGCTGGTGACCGACAGGATCTACAAAAACTACGAACTGTACGGCGAAGTATACACCACCTGGCCGCTGGACACCGGCTTTTTCCTGCGCATTCTCCCCGATCGCCGTCACTACCAGATCACGATCGACTACCGTCCCACCGGCGAGATCGGCGCGGTCTACGGTCCGTTCCCCGGCGGCGGGGGCGGTTATTTCCAGCACTGCCCGCTGGGCCTGAGCCACTGGAACCCCCACGAGTACAACAAGGTGCTGGTGCGGATCGAGAACAACCCGCCGCGGATCCGGGTCTGGGTCAACGGGGACAAGATCAACGACTACCAGGACCTCTACTACGACAACCAGCCCGCCTTCCCCGACAGCGGCCACGTGGGTATCCAGGTCCACGCCGGCGAGAGCTGGGGCCAGGGCAGCAAGGTGGCGTTCAAGAACCTGATGATCAAGGAGTTGAAGTAA